In Ptychodera flava strain L36383 chromosome 21, AS_Pfla_20210202, whole genome shotgun sequence, a genomic segment contains:
- the LOC139120967 gene encoding uncharacterized protein — translation MADLPKDRLEPSPPFTYCGMDCFGPFIVKERRSEVKRYGIIFTCLSLRAIHTEILEEMTTDAFLNCLRIFIAIRGPVRHIRCDRGSNFVGAKNELQVGLQSMDEGKIKDELSRRQCDFIFNSPHASHMGGVWERQIKSVRSVLAGILDQNGTRLNTSALCTFLYEAMAIVNSRPLTVENLNDPTGPTPLTPNQLLTMKSDVILPPPGNFVKEDLYAKKRWRVVQYLANVFWSRWRKEYLLNLQAKKKWQDTKRNLKVGDVVLLREDDAFRNQWKLARVIETLCDDDGLIRRVKILMGDRHLSKQGKRLNKEVILERPIHKLVLLIENGDQDEF, via the coding sequence ATGGCAGATTTGCCAAAGGATCGTCTTGAACCTTCACCTCCATTCACATACTGTGGTATGGATTGCTTTGGTCCTTTCATCGTCAAGGAACGTCGTAGTGAGGTAAAACGATATGGTATAATTTTTACCTGTTTATCACTGAGAGCCATACACACCGAAATCTTGGAAGAAATGACAACAGATGCATTTCTGAATTGTCTTCGTATCTTTATCGCAATCAGAGGTCCTGTGAGACACATACGTTGTGATCGAGGATCAAACTTTGTGGGAGCCAAAAATGAGCTTCAAGTTGGATTACAGTCCATGGATGAAGGAAAGATTAAGGATGAGTTATCCAGACGTCAGTGTGATTTCATCTTCAATTCCCCACATGCTAGCCATATGGGTGGTGTCTGGGAACGCCAGATAAAATCAGTCAGAAGCGTGTTAGCAGGAATCTTGGACCAAAATGGAACAAGACTAAACACCTCGGCTCTTTGCACATTCCTGTACGAAGCCATGGCAATTGTAAACAGTCGGCCATTGACTGTGGAGAACTTGAACGATCCTACTGGACCTACACCTCTCACCCCAAACCAACTCTTGACCATGAAATCGGATGTGATTCTACCACCTCCAGGGAATTTCGTCAAAGAAGATTTATATGCCAAGAAGAGATGGCGCGTAGTTCAGTATCTCGCTAATGTATTTTGGTCAAGATGGCGGAAGGAATATTTGTTGAACCTTCAAGCCAAAAAGAAGTGGCAAGACACGAAAAGAAATCTTAAGGTAGGAGATGTAGTGCTCCTTAGGGAGGATGATGCTTTCAGAAATCAGTGGAAGTTAGCAAGAGTGATTGAAACTCTATGTGATGATGACGGTTTGATCCGTCGCGTGAAAATTCTCATGGGTGATCGTCACCTATCGAAACAAGGTAAGAGATTGAACAAAGAGGTAATTTTAGAAAGACCCATACACAAGCTTGTTTTACTCATTGAGAACGGTGACCAGGATGAATTTTAA
- the LOC139120968 gene encoding uncharacterized protein, which produces MSQEDIRFMRIIENSISKETDGFYTMPLPFKQDKPPLPNNKSMAEQRLQYLRRRFKSNPKYRNDYMQFMQDIITAGDAELVNEQEQEDGSTWYIPHHGVYHPKKPGKIRVVFDCSARFRGTSLNDHLLQGPDQMNPLIGVLCRFRKENVAIMCDIEWMFHRFRVNEDDRDYLRFLWWKDSDFDSKPATYRMKVHLFGAVSSPGCANYGLKQVAKDNPQYGEKAVNFISRNFYVDDGLESLESSQEAIQLINNVATCVQKETFDYTNSYRMTEHNGICTHIRTCQECQGSRLVLQ; this is translated from the coding sequence ATGTCACAGGAAGACATTCGTTTCATGAGGATCATTGAAAATAGCATCTCCAAGGAGACGGATGGTTTCTATACCATGCCACTTCCATTTAAACAAGACAAACCACCACTTCCGAACAATAAATCTATGGCAGAACAACGACTGCAGTACCTTAGACGTCGATTCAAGTCGAATCCTAAATACCGAAATGACTACATGCAATTCATGCAAGATATCATCACAGCGGGAGATGCAGAGTTAGTTAATGAACAAGAGCAGGAGGATGGATCAACATGGTACATACCCCATCATGGTGTGTACCACCCCAAAAAACCTGGCAAGATTCGCGTCGTATTTGACTGCAGTGCACGATTTAGAGGAACCAGCCTTAATGACCACTTACTGCAGGGACCAGATCAGATGAACCCCCTGATTGGTGTACTTTGCCGATTTCGAAAGGAAAACGTGGCTATTATGTGTGACATTGAATGGATGTTCCACAGATTTAGAGTAAATGAAGATGATAGAGACTATCTTCGATTCCTTTGGTGGAAAGATAGTGATTTCGACTCTAAACCAGCAACATACAGGATGAAAGTTCACCTTTTCGGCGCTGTATCCTCGCCAGGATGCGCAAACTATGGACTTAAACAAGTGGCAAAGGATAATCCTCAATACGGAGAGAAAGCAGTCAACTTTATCTCCAGAAATTTCTATGTAGACGATGGACTCGAAAGTTTAGAGTCCTCACAAGAAGCCATTCAACTAATTAACAATGTTGCAACCTGTGTGCAGAAGGAAACCTTCGATTACACAAATTCATATCGAATGACAGAACACAATGGAATCTGTACCCATATCAGAACGTGCCAAGAATGTCAAGGATCTAGACTTGTCCTTCAATGA